In Candidatus Cloacimonadaceae bacterium, one genomic interval encodes:
- a CDS encoding transketolase translates to MTKIDNEMQNELLNQAKIARAAILTMTTLAGSGHPGGSMSAIDFMLSLYKHIKHDPKNPQMPDRDRIVISNGHLSPAVYSALGLNGYFELDDAVSQFRLLGSIFEGHIEREVPGVEWSTGNLGQGLSAAAGMALASRINATPYRVYCIMGDGEQQKGQISEARRFAAKFKLNNLTAIVDYNQLQISGSIHEVMPQHIRSNWESDGWYVLEINGHDFGLISGALEAAEDAETPVMILAHTVMGKAVPFMENMAKYHGSALDEEQLEEALNILGVPNRIKDYRKARKEFKPPKTKVNGNHFALKGDLKSGQPIVYDKDTDNRSAWGNAIADLGMINIDSSTPIAVFDCDLAASVKTGEFAKNHPDNFIQSGIMEHHTSVAAGSLSACGIQTFWSDFGMFGIDEVYNMQRLNDINHANLKVVVTHVGLDVGEDGKTHQCIDYIGLTRNLYNFRLICPADPNHTDRIIRWLINKPGNYFVTMGRSKLSILKNDEDGLFYKMDYTFDYGMADVLRLGNDGCVIVCGTPAGNALKAVDSLREEGIYLQLIYISCPLAIDREILDFAAKTGTIFSIEDHNVHSGLGSIIADRLAEERICAKLVKIGVRSYPNSGTADDLYHWAGLDTESLIRSIKQELSII, encoded by the coding sequence ATGACCAAGATCGACAACGAAATGCAAAACGAATTGCTCAATCAAGCCAAAATCGCCCGCGCAGCGATACTGACAATGACCACCCTGGCTGGTTCTGGTCATCCCGGCGGATCGATGTCCGCCATAGATTTTATGCTTTCTCTATACAAACACATCAAACATGATCCCAAGAATCCGCAGATGCCGGATCGTGATCGTATCGTGATCAGCAATGGGCACCTCTCTCCAGCAGTCTATTCAGCTTTGGGTTTGAACGGATATTTTGAACTGGACGATGCCGTGTCGCAGTTTCGCCTTTTAGGCAGCATCTTTGAGGGACATATCGAACGCGAGGTTCCGGGGGTGGAATGGTCAACCGGAAACCTGGGACAGGGACTTTCCGCTGCCGCCGGAATGGCTTTGGCAAGCAGGATAAACGCTACTCCCTATAGAGTTTATTGCATCATGGGCGATGGCGAACAGCAAAAGGGTCAGATCAGCGAGGCAAGACGATTTGCCGCCAAATTTAAGCTCAATAATCTTACTGCGATTGTGGATTACAACCAATTGCAGATCAGCGGCTCCATCCATGAGGTGATGCCCCAGCACATTCGCTCAAACTGGGAATCCGACGGTTGGTATGTGTTGGAAATCAACGGACATGATTTTGGTCTTATCTCCGGTGCGTTAGAAGCAGCCGAAGATGCCGAAACTCCGGTGATGATCCTGGCGCACACAGTGATGGGCAAAGCGGTACCTTTCATGGAAAACATGGCGAAATATCACGGTTCCGCGTTGGACGAAGAGCAACTTGAGGAGGCGCTCAATATCCTTGGTGTCCCCAATCGGATCAAGGACTATCGCAAAGCCAGAAAAGAATTTAAACCTCCCAAAACCAAAGTAAATGGAAATCATTTTGCATTGAAAGGCGATCTCAAATCCGGTCAACCAATCGTTTATGACAAGGACACGGACAATCGTAGCGCCTGGGGAAATGCCATTGCCGATCTCGGCATGATCAATATAGACAGCTCAACACCTATCGCCGTGTTTGATTGCGACCTCGCCGCCAGCGTGAAAACCGGAGAATTTGCCAAAAATCATCCCGATAATTTTATCCAAAGCGGGATCATGGAACACCACACATCCGTTGCTGCGGGTTCCCTTTCCGCTTGTGGGATTCAGACCTTTTGGTCGGACTTTGGTATGTTTGGCATCGACGAGGTTTACAATATGCAGCGGCTCAATGACATAAACCATGCCAATCTCAAGGTCGTGGTCACCCACGTGGGACTCGACGTCGGCGAAGACGGAAAGACGCATCAGTGCATCGATTACATTGGTCTGACGCGCAATCTCTATAATTTCAGGCTCATCTGCCCCGCCGATCCGAATCACACCGATCGCATCATCCGCTGGCTGATCAACAAACCGGGCAACTATTTTGTGACCATGGGCCGCAGCAAATTGTCAATCCTGAAAAACGATGAAGACGGGCTCTTCTATAAAATGGACTATACCTTCGATTATGGCATGGCGGACGTCCTACGTCTCGGAAACGACGGTTGCGTGATCGTATGCGGAACTCCTGCCGGAAACGCGCTCAAAGCTGTTGACAGCCTTCGCGAAGAGGGTATCTATCTCCAGCTTATATATATTTCCTGTCCGCTCGCGATCGATCGCGAGATTCTCGATTTTGCCGCCAAGACCGGGACCATCTTCAGTATCGAAGACCACAACGTCCACAGCGGCTTGGGATCAATCATCGCAGACAGATTGGCGGAAGAGCGCATCTGCGCCAAACTGGTCAAGATCGGAGTGCGCAGTTATCCCAATTCCGGCACCGCAGACGACCTTTACCACTGGGCGGGCCTGGACACAGAATCTCTGATCCGCAGTATCAAACAAGAACTTTCCATTATCTGA
- a CDS encoding NAD-dependent epimerase/dehydratase family protein: MKIAVTGANGFLGSNIANYFLDQGHEICALMRMQGDAALIDPRVSIVKIDYDDHQALQTAFADRDIVIHNAGKTRTLTFNQMIEANVTTTRAVLNAVNACPGIKQFIFISSQSASRPSLSGELITETDLPAPVTWYGRSKLLAERMIQTHCAIAWTIIRPVPVYGGGDRDFLKLFKALKNGIDLQIGFKERGVNMIYMTELLDFVNLCIDNPKAFREIFFASDGKVYHQSQISTYIAHIMKIETIRIPLPDPLAKAIFHVGEILSRVRRKPTVVGVQKMKEVMAPNWTCSIDKAKRLLGWEPIPRLKENLLETYQWYQKHGWL, translated from the coding sequence ATGAAAATAGCCGTCACCGGAGCCAACGGATTCCTCGGAAGCAACATTGCAAACTATTTCCTTGATCAAGGTCATGAGATTTGCGCGTTGATGCGTATGCAAGGGGATGCGGCTCTTATTGATCCCCGCGTTTCCATTGTCAAAATAGACTACGATGATCACCAGGCTTTACAAACTGCTTTTGCGGATCGCGATATCGTGATCCACAATGCCGGAAAGACGCGCACCCTCACTTTCAATCAAATGATCGAGGCCAACGTCACCACTACGCGCGCCGTGCTAAATGCCGTCAACGCCTGTCCCGGAATCAAGCAATTCATTTTTATCAGCTCCCAATCGGCTTCGCGTCCATCTTTGAGCGGAGAATTGATTACTGAAACCGATCTGCCCGCGCCGGTCACCTGGTATGGAAGATCCAAGTTATTGGCGGAGAGAATGATCCAGACACATTGCGCTATCGCATGGACGATCATTCGTCCGGTTCCGGTTTACGGGGGGGGAGACCGTGATTTTCTCAAATTGTTCAAGGCTCTCAAGAATGGAATTGACCTTCAAATCGGCTTTAAGGAGCGCGGTGTAAACATGATCTATATGACTGAACTGTTAGACTTTGTCAATCTCTGCATCGATAATCCCAAGGCGTTTCGCGAGATATTTTTCGCCTCTGACGGCAAGGTCTATCACCAGTCCCAAATATCTACCTACATTGCTCATATAATGAAGATTGAAACCATACGCATTCCGCTTCCCGATCCTCTGGCAAAGGCGATCTTCCACGTCGGAGAGATTTTGAGCCGTGTTCGGAGAAAGCCAACTGTGGTTGGTGTGCAAAAAATGAAGGAAGTGATGGCGCCAAATTGGACTTGCAGCATCGACAAAGCAAAGCGCCTGCTTGGCTGGGAACCCATTCCACGCCTGAAAGAAAACCTCTTGGAAACTTATCAATGGTATCAAAAACACGGCTGGCTCTGA